From the Thomasclavelia ramosa DSM 1402 genome, the window AATTTGACCACTTGTAACATCATAAAAACGTAATAACAATCTAATCAAAGTTGATTTGCCAATTCCACTTTCTCCAACAAGACCAATTTTATCTTTAAAATTAATGGTAAGATTCATATTTTCAATAATTTTTCTATTAATTTCAGGATAGCTAAAACTTACATTAATAAATTCAATTTTGTCGATATTTTTCAATTCTTTAGGCTCAACAATTTCATTTACGACGGGAACCATATCTTCCAAATCAAAATAGCGTTGTGCCGCCGCATAAGTTTCAAGTAAACTTGAAACTACAGTCGTTAATGATTGCGTCGATGAAAATGAAGCCGAAACTAAAAATGATAAGATAATAATTCCGGTTGTATCAATATTTCCTTTTAAAGCAAGATATGAAGCTACTGCAATTACAGCAATTCGAGCAAGATAAATGAAAAACGTTGGCGTGGAAACAACTAATTGGCGGTGATAAGCAAGTTGATGAATTGAACGATTTATATTGCGATTAACAGCTTCTAATTCTTCATTACGACGTTTTCCATAATCAAAAATTTGAATTTCTGATAATCCATATACACTATCTAATAAAAATATTTTTAATTCTCCTAACTTTTGACGATAACCAATTCCTATATTACGACCCAGTTTAATGGCTAAAATAGGAATAATAACACTAATAATTAAATAGATTGGTAACAGTGCATAGACAAAGAGCATATCAATACTTCCTGCAATAATCAAAGTCACTAACGGAAGTAAAATAACGGTAAATAATGGCCCAATCGTATGTGCAAAGAAAAATTCAATACTTTCGATATCAGCAATTGCAATTGCCATGATATCGCCATTATTCCGTCCGATCAAACTCCCTGGTGCCAACTTGCGTAAAGTTCCAAACATGTCAACTCGCATTTTAGCTAATAATTCATACGAACCAGCATGTGAAAAATATCCTTCAAGATAACGACAAGTAACAATTAAAATTCCACTTATAATCATTAAAATACAATATGTGACGCTATTGGCATATTTTAACTTTCCGGCAACACTCAAAATAAAAGCAGCTCCAAATCCCATTAGCCCCATTTGAGAAATATTTCCAATTATACTGACAATT encodes:
- a CDS encoding ABC transporter ATP-binding protein, which encodes MEHKQSLLTLTKRLLKIAATLKKFFVISTIVSIIGNISQMGLMGFGAAFILSVAGKLKYANSVTYCILMIISGILIVTCRYLEGYFSHAGSYELLAKMRVDMFGTLRKLAPGSLIGRNNGDIMAIAIADIESIEFFFAHTIGPLFTVILLPLVTLIIAGSIDMLFVYALLPIYLIISVIIPILAIKLGRNIGIGYRQKLGELKIFLLDSVYGLSEIQIFDYGKRRNEELEAVNRNINRSIHQLAYHRQLVVSTPTFFIYLARIAVIAVASYLALKGNIDTTGIIILSFLVSASFSSTQSLTTVVSSLLETYAAAQRYFDLEDMVPVVNEIVEPKELKNIDKIEFINVSFSYPEINRKIIENMNLTINFKDKIGLVGESGIGKSTLIRLLLRFYDVTSGQILINGIDIKEYSLQDLRQRIGTLEQDTFLFNDSIAANIALGKPKATKEEIVKAAQMAGIHELIISLPEQYDTMMGELQNRLSGGEKQRIGIARVLLVDPDFLVMDEPTSSLDVINEKGLLKTLAEQFENKTWLIVSHRPSSLTGCDRVIKLENKQIYELGGKA